The nucleotide window GAAACGCAGGACTAACGAGAAATGTAGCTGGTGACCGCCTTTCCTGTTGTTTGTAGGCTCATCTCATTGGGTCATATTCTCCTTCAAACACAGCGGTCGAGGTAGCTAATCGAGCATCCTTCGATGAAGTAGAAACAACGAAACAACACTGGTAGGCCTATAGTCGATCATGTTTTATGATGTGACTTTGATATGACTTAAATAATAACTTTAacaacacattttcataatgtaGAAGCCTGAATGCTAAAATCCTGTGAACTTGTGAACTGTTATCATCTCAACGAGTGTGGCCACTGAATAACCTACCGATAACTGCCTAGGCGTTGTAGCCTATTTCTATATAGAATGACAAAAGGAAACAAAAGGTGCATAGGCTTTGTGTAGACTGATGAGGTAGAAACAACTGAAGTGATTGGCCTAACGGTTTAGCAAATAACAAAATCTAATCGAATataggctacttgaaaagtTGCAGCACTTGGACAAAACTAGTAGAATAACATGGGTTTGGAGGTAGTGCTTGTCTTCAGCCTTTACGGTTGTCAGGGAGGGTGAAACTGGTCGAAACTAGCACAAAAGATCACCCTTGgagatgtgttgtgtttttcaCCATTTTATCATTTGTCAGTGCAGCAATGGGGCAAAGCTTAGCCTAAGTCTATTACAGAAACCTCAATAGGCTAAAAGTTCCACAATAGTTAGTTATCGATTTCCATTTCCAGATCCCACTTATCAATatatttgttgatgttgttggttTTGACTGTGGTCAGTGGGTTTTGCAGTCGAGGCAAAACTATTTGGAGAGTCTCTGTAGGCTGGTCATTTTATGTTTACTTATTTAGATGGCATCTTAATAGACTATTCAAAGGAATTTGCAGATGAATAGTGCATGTAATAGATAATACCTTGGCCTACCTGCATTTAGTACAGTGTAGTACAAGAAGTGCTGAATGATGcctttatttagcctacatacCCTTATGTCAAACCCATGCTAGTGATGTTGTTATGCCTTTCGCTAGTCTACAGTTTATCAGAGGCCCACCAGTTGGGAGCATTTCTATATGGTCTACTTGTGTGGGTCTATGCCTGTGTGAGATTTTTTGGAGTGAAAAGGATAGGCTAATCTTCAAACAATCTGTTCATAACATAATACTGTATTCGTGTCTTCTCTTAGGTTGGTAGCAAAGAGGGCGAAAGCAGCCTAACCAAACATGGCGGTATCTCAGACGGCCGACACCGAAGAGCTGATGACCTGTCTACGAATCCAGCTGTACCACCCTGAGCCTCAGAACATCTTTAGCTCTCTGCCCATGGATAATAGACTCAAGCAGGAGGCGGAGGATCCAGTGAGGTTGGGTCGGGCGGCCGAAGCATGCCCATTTGTCCTGAACGACACCAAGGTCTCTCGTAAGCAGCTGGCTCTGATGGCTTTCCGTGTACCTGGTAGTACCGAAATGCGTTTTCACGTGCAGAACCTGAGTCGCAAAGGTCGCCTGCAGGTCAATGGCATCGAACTGAGACACCTGGTGGGAGCAGAGTTGCCCGACAAGGCTTTGATTCGCTTCGGGCGGTATGAAATGCTGGTTTTGCGGGAGCCTGGGGATTCCGAGACCCACTTTGAGGTGCTGTTTGAGAGGCGAATTGTGGCACCATCGCAGGAAATGGGTGAAGGGGAGGCCCGCACCGTACCTGTGATGGAGTCTGAAGATGTTACCCTTTCTTGGAGAGAGCCCATTAATGAACCATCAGAATCAGATGAATATCAAAATTGTTAATGTGAAGGTCACTATTTAGTTTGCATAGCATACCTGTA belongs to Sardina pilchardus chromosome 16, fSarPil1.1, whole genome shotgun sequence and includes:
- the tifa gene encoding TRAF-interacting protein with FHA domain-containing protein A, with amino-acid sequence MAVSQTADTEELMTCLRIQLYHPEPQNIFSSLPMDNRLKQEAEDPVRLGRAAEACPFVLNDTKVSRKQLALMAFRVPGSTEMRFHVQNLSRKGRLQVNGIELRHLVGAELPDKALIRFGRYEMLVLREPGDSETHFEVLFERRIVAPSQEMGEGEARTVPVMESEDVTLSWREPINEPSESDEYQNC